Part of the Halorhabdus utahensis DSM 12940 genome, GCTTGCACTCGCCGCGCTCTCGGAGATCGGTGCGGCGCGGCTCACCGACGGGACGGACCAGCAGAAAGTCAGGACGCCCGCCGCCGATGCCCGGCCGTTCTTCCTCGCCGCATCGGTCGTCGCCGTGGCACTGTTCGTCGACGCCGGCGCGCTGGCTGCCCCCTGGTAAGCCCGCGGACGGCCACCACGAGGAGACCAGACGGAGGGGGAACCGCGGCGTTCCGACGGGCTTTTTTAGCGCGACCGGTTTGAATCGGGTATGGTTGACTTCACTGTCGCCGTGGCCGATCCGGACACGGGCGAAACCCATCAGGTCGACATCGACGGACAGGACGCCAATCGCTTCGTGGGCCGAGAGCTCGGCGACGAGGTCGAAGGGAGTGCGATCGGTCTCGACGGCTTCACCCTGGAACTGACTGGCGGATCCGACGACGCCGGCCGCCCGCTCCGGGCGGACGTCCGTGGGCCGAATCTCAAGTCGATCCTGCTCGAGGGCGGGACCGGGTTCAGCCCCGAGCGCGACGGCGAACGCAAGCGTGTCACCGTCCGTGGCCGGGAGATCAGCGACGCAGTCAGA contains:
- a CDS encoding 30S ribosomal protein S6e, with protein sequence MVDFTVAVADPDTGETHQVDIDGQDANRFVGRELGDEVEGSAIGLDGFTLELTGGSDDAGRPLRADVRGPNLKSILLEGGTGFSPERDGERKRVTVRGREISDAVRQLNVTIVEHGDGDVADLLTEE